A stretch of the Triplophysa dalaica isolate WHDGS20190420 chromosome 19, ASM1584641v1, whole genome shotgun sequence genome encodes the following:
- the rbm41 gene encoding RNA-binding protein 41 produces the protein MKRVNRRVCEDEPTPEEQETEGQRQLRNLLLKQLDTDVDFDRCVAKKKCFAPAAVYKPFGQQAAGVRSLSQFQTLQEGDQELAALRDLGLTDAEIVLWRSRDLPESLWKDRGVCAAPEARNQRLQAIRDKMAAHAELLSQPQRFSSSRPLSRREMEIENAIFHGSDSSSFLTALYHQEEESQVTQQVATSTNAMDVFCKDFLNDYNKNSERPKPCTEQTDQPCPDNEHSQAHTVSDSSPCKDEHKCSESGPVLDTDNQPQSPSMTVKKMTVSQSIGTLNSTFVQGHHGPVTISGRIEDISEEEIKNNRETEEGIRNIPRFKNYQKGAPSNVLCVKNMSPRASLAQLVSLFSRFQKDDTRPILYRLLTGRLKGQAFVTFSDAESAQAAIELLNGYRMLDKPLIIEFGRKKSGKADAKIDGSSVDANNTLGPKEIQSLNEETI, from the exons ATGAAGCG GGTTAATCGTCGTGTCTGTGAGGATGAGCCCACACCTGAAGAACAGGAAACAGAGGGCCAGAGACAACTACGCAATCTTCTACTAAAGCAGCTGGACACAGATGTAGATTTTGATCG GTGTGTGGCTAAGAAGAAATGCTTTGCTCCAGCGGCAGTATACAAGCCCTTTGGGCAGCAGGCAGCTGGTGTGAGGAGTCTGTCACAGTTCCAAACCCTGCAGGAGGGGGACCAGGAGCTGGCCGCTCTGAGAGATCTGGGCCTTACTGATGCTGAAATAGTGCTGTGGAGATCCAGAGACCTGCCAGAGAGCTTGTGGAAG GATAGAGGGGTTTGTGCGGCACCGGAGGCGAGGAATCAGCGTCTGCAGGCCATCCGGGATAAAATGGCAGCACACGCAGAGCTGCTATCCCAACCTCAGCGTTTCTCGAGTAGCCGGCCGCTGTCCCGCAGAGAGATGGAGATAGAGAACGCTATCTTCCATGGCAGTGACAGTTCCAGCTTCCTCACTGCCCTTTACCATCAAG AGGAAGAATCACAGGTCACCCAGCAGGTGGCGACATCTACAAATGCAATGGACGTTTTCTGCAAAGACTTTCTTAACGATTATAACAAAAACTCAGAGAGACCAAAACCGTGCACAGAACAAACAGATCAGCCGTGCCCTGACAATGAACACTCACAAGCTCATACAGTCAGTGATTCAAGCCCATGCAAAGATGAACACAAATGCTCAGAATCGGGACCCGTGTTGGACACCGATAACCAGCCACAGTCACCAAGCATgacagttaaaaaaatgactgtCAGCCAGTCCATTGGGACGTTAAATTCTACTTTTGTACAAGGGCATCATGGGCCGGTTACCATTAGTGGAAGAATAGAAGACATTTCAGAGGAAGAGATCAAGAACAACCGGGAAACGGAAGAGGGTATACGGAATATTCCACGTTTCAAGAACTACCAGAAGGGGGCGCCGTCCAAT GTGCTGTGTGTGAAGAACATGAGTCCACGGGCATCTTTGGCTCAGCTGGTTTCTCTCTTctcaaggtttcagaaagatgACACACGGCCTATTCTATACCGCCTACTGACTGGCCGACTCAAGGGACAAGCGTTCGTTACATTCTCTG atGCAGAAAGTGCCCAAGCAGCTATTGAGCTGTTAAATGGATACAGGATGCTAGATAAACCACTGATCATCGAGTTTGGAAGGAAGAAAAGTGGAAAGGCCGATGCAAAGATTGATGGATCTTCTGTAGATGCCAATAACACTTTGGGACCAAAGGAAATACAATCTTTAAATGAGGAAACCATATGA
- the cldn2 gene encoding claudin-2 gives MALAGLELMGFFLGIFGMLGTLVATLLPYWATSAFIGPNIVTAVVNMKGLWMECVYQSTGAFQCETYNTILGLTIDLQAARAMMVISSIFSVLACVVSTMGMQCTTCMNGSSAKSKVAGVGGSLFLLAGLMSLIPVSWKTHEVVQNFYSTLPASLKFEIGDCLYVGMASSLMSMLGGGLLSASFCDDSDRSGGTRHPYPYPDHTGMWRMPAGTPHSMPFHPVTLQKAANSGPANKNQTLNSHNSTSTHSTVPALDSRKSTQHNAAAGYDATGYV, from the coding sequence ATGGCGTTAGCAGGTCTGGAGTTGATGGGGTTCTTTTTGGGCATCTTTGGCATGCTCGGGACCCTGGTGGCCACTCTTCTACCTTACTGGGCGACTTCAGCCTTCATCGGTCCCAACATCGTGACAGCGGTGGTCAACATGAAAGGTCTTTGGATGGAATGTGTGTACCAGAGCACTGGCGCCTTTCAGTGTGAGACGTACAACACGATCCTGGGGCTCACCATCGATCTACAGGCAGCCCGAGCTATGATGGTCATCTCCTCAATATTTTCAGTTCTAGCTTGTGTAGTGTCCACCATGGGCATGCAGTGCACTACATGTATGAACGGTTCTTCAGCAAAATCCAAAGTGGCCGGGGTGGGTGGCTCCCTGTTTCTCCTGGCAGGGCTGATGTCTTTGATTCCTGTATCTTGGAAGACCCATGAGGTGGTGCAGAACTTCTACAGCACCTTGCCAGCCAGTCTCAAGTTTGAAATCGGCGATTGTCTGTATGTAGGAATGGCATCGTCTCTCATGTCCATGTTAGGTGGAGGACTGTTGAGTGCGTCTTTTTGCGACGACTCGGATCGTAGCGGCGGCACCAGGCACCCTTACCCCTACCCTGACCACACGGGGATGTGGCGCATGCCAGCGGGGACACCCCATTCCATGCCCTTCCATCCAGTCACTCTACAAAAAGCGGCGAACTCTGGACCTGCCAACAAGAACCAGACATTGAACAGTCACAACAGCACCAGTACCCATTCAACTGTGCCAGCCCTGGATTCCAGAAAATCGACTCAGCATAACGCAGCGGCTGGGTACGACGCCACGGGTTACGTGTGA